The nucleotide window TAGTGGACATCTAGGTCTGCATCAGTTTTAACATTTTGCACTAACCTTTTGCAGAAATTATGTTAGTGATTAGTGGCTTCTGACAAAGAAATGCATTCTTCTACAGGCTCATAATCATACAGTATAAATGAGGGCAAATGAGGCTGTATGGTCTAGATTTCATTCTGCAtaatacaagaaaataaaaatgtttatactcgATTTAGGTAGTGAAATTGTTCAGAAGTTTTTTGGAAGGTAAAatcctacattttttttaaaaaagatgggACATTTTGTGTTTAGATAACTACCTAATGTggaatctactaaacagctgaaagagcaaaattaagaaaacacTCTTTTTCTTAGTTTAGctaagtggttcccaaactttttaggttaaatatttttccaaggcgccccaagtaaaaaaaagttctaggttgtatacatgtacagcgttgcggcatatactgggcccctgttcagcagaaatATTTCCCTAtcagggcagatccagaacctaatctctggAGGGGAACTGGTAGATTTAATTAATACcgtcacaataaccactacagcacactgtagtggttatggtgctaggagtgctgtggtgccctcccagggtaagtagtcaaactgtttaagaacaattTGGGAACTTATCtagggtctgccaggataggggctgcTGTAGAGGATAGGGGCAGTGGTGTGTGTGGGCGATGGGGGGGGGCGCAatactttttgtgtgtgtgaggggtgcaatgtctgtggggttaagtgtgtgtgtgtgtgaggggtgcagtgtgtgtgtgtgtttgtgtgaggggtgcagtgagtgtacagggttgcattgtgtttgtgaaggatgtagtgtgtgtgtgtgtggggtgcattgtgtctgtgtgtttgaagggtgcagtgtgtgcatgaggggtgctgtgtgtgcgtattgagaggtacagtgtgtgtgtgtattgtggggggcagtgggtggggtggcagtgtgtgtatgggaggctgtTTGTATGTGCATGAGGGAGaattattgtgggtctgtggagttggagggtagattaataaatataaaagaaaaatgtaagtaaagaaaaaaaaattgatttctcccatccctgcttacctttgcctaggaggggggggcagtactaatccctggtggtgcgtggggaagccctggtggtccaagtggtgagagtgaactccagcagcctcaggagctgctagagttcactctcgcgagattctgagcgttgccgtggtaaacgcggcaacgctccgagctcgcgagaggagaacctggcggagctgcaggttagagctcccacgggttctctctccctccctcccctgccggctgccagcattacactgctagcaggccagagagggagatctctgatctcccttccGGTCCTGCAGAGCTTGCAGGGGAGAAGGAGGCACAGTTCCTGGGTACATTTTTTGCAGCGCCCCTTTGTGCTTGTCGCGGCGAGCCACTGCACCACCGcatagtttgggaaccactggtttagctGTTCAAGGTGCTAAACCAgccaaattcagatgaattcaGACGAAATTCGAATTTGAAACTAAGCAAACTGCACATGTTTAATTGgtacaaacaaataataatagcCATTCACAGGTAATCGTGATCTAGTTCCCTTTTAATGATAAGTGTCCCTTAAAGAAGCACCGTCACATCACCAAACATTTTTGCATTCTATAGATATACTTTTTATGTAATACTAAAATAATTAAATCCAAGAAAGGATAAAATATAGGTGGATTGGCGCTAAAGTGAAGCTATGAATGCAACTACCCCCAGTGTATAAAATCACTCAAATTAcactaaatacataaataaaaacacataaatgaTGGGGGGTGCAAAGGTGATCAACAGCACACAGTGATAGATACTTATTTAGTATAAGTATAGAACCTCCTGATCATTCTgtaaaaacagtataaaaacaATCATATCATAATACTGTATAAAATCAAAATAGATCAAGTATAGAgataatgggtcactcacaacaagcaggctCTGGCTAAGTAGGCAGTTGAATAATGAGCTTATTCTGGCTATCAGCTCCACTCCTTGAGATTCTCCTTTTATGGTTTCACATACACCAGAGGATATCCAATAAGGTGAAGGGATTTTTCtcgaataaaaacaaatataaaacagaGCAGCAACATAagctgtaaataaaatataaataaaataaaagtccacaacgTGTTTCAACCTGGATCGGTCTTCTTCAAGGTGTATAATAGACTTTTCTCCATGCTTGCTTTTATTTCGTCCTTCCGGAAATTGAATTTCCCGGAAAAGACCCTGCCGTTTCAAGATCACGTTTGTGAGAGCAAGTATAATGGCCCCCCACCTTACCCCCAGGCATCTGCACCCAAAGAGTGTATATCACCTAAGGGGGtctttataaaatatacaaagaccCCCAAACATGACTTTAAAAGTAACTCCTTTTGGGTGATTATGACTTTTGGAGGTGGTCTCTCATGGATTAGGTGGCATGGGAATGGTCATAACATCTATTGGGTTCTATGGGGTGAAACTGAAAAAGTCAAGATTTTAGACTAAGGTTAATATTTAGAATACAGCATTCAAActatttattttaactatttttataattcaacttttttcttatttttcttttctttttctttgttttttgtaagaTGCTATAAAAGCCTTGTAATGAGGTTTGCTAGCCACTTGTTGAGTGATGTATTGTTCACTCAAAgatcacttttttgttttttaaccagtTTCTACAGattttgtattaaatatattattttaaattatgcaCATTGtcttaaaacattaaaatgcaaATGCGGCACAGATTCTACAATTTCATACCAAGACAGTAAAAGCATCAGACAATAAATTCATGCTATGGTCACAACAGTTTtaattgaaataaaattaaaatttcacaGAACAGTGTGCTTTTCGCAGTCTGTTGACTCGTGTAATCCATCATATCCATAAGTTTTGCACTTGTTACATTAGTGACTAGAAAAAAAGAGCATCCATTTCCACGAAGCAGACAATATGACATTATCGTATCCTGTTTAACTGAAATAACCTTTCAGTGGCATTGACTTGaaatttttgaataagcttttcaaatgatcacaatctgttggaaaattgtttcaaattatttatctatagAAGTTACCATTTAAGTTTATCAGGGTTACTTACTAGgaagaattcaacgtgaatttaaagtaaattttgcatttaaggccagagtagttgacTTGAATTCATAGTTGACTTTGACAATTTTTCCATTTtacctattttgaccttaaatttgaaattcactttgagttctaactctggtgaataaccctgtatgggaatctttgtagataaataattggaaaagttattttttttctaacagaatgGAATCATTTCTGATTCTCattcaaataaattaaatcaaggccttaattATTGTGAAGAAATAATCCATGAAGGAAATAAGTGGTGTGCTAGGGAGACCTCTAATGGGGGTCACCCATCTGAGAAAATACAGAGTTAACTAATCCAATATTCCTTAAGGTGTATCAGACAGGGAGAGGTCCCTCacaaataaagtaaagtaaaaacatttattacaatatactcaaaaaaagaaatacaaaagagTGTATCACTaagaaaccaaataaaaaagccctaaAGCTAGATGCTTGATTTAGGGGAGTGCGAGGTATCAATAGCTCATTGACACTAATAACAGTCTTAATAAAGATAGTTGTAAAGTCTTATAAAGTGTAGTTGTAAGTATGGTAAAGTGTTATTTCAAAGGAGGAGGAATTTACCAGGGCCTTGTAATGTTAACTACGAAGGGCCAGTAAGAGCTGAAAAAAGTGTCTCAATGTTTAAATAGATTCAATTAAACTGAAATTGGGAGGCACCTGTTCTGGTAATATCCAGATAGAAATAGCTAGAGCAATAAACAGCTCACTTAGTACACAAAACTAATAATGTGTCAATGTAGCATAGACTTTCTATATGAGGATACATAAAGTTTATACAATGCAACAAGTGACCTAGGATATAAATGCCATAAGTGGTGCCACTGCAAGAGTGTGTATCACTTGACAATTCATTTTTTAAACCAGTAAACACATTTAAATAAACATACAACCTACAATAATGCAAacaaaactttgaaaagtatgcaATAAACATTTGTAAATTTACTATAAGCTTATCAGGCATGCCTCTCCGCTTTTTTCTTTAGCCTCCTACCCTCCCCCCTCTTACTTACCCATCTTAGTTTCAGACCAATCCACTAATTacagaaacagggcatcattgcagagcaatgcacttttccagcattcctaaggataggacactgattggttcaaTCAGTGTCCTCCTTGAGTGGGTATGGAAAgcataaaaaagacaaaaacatatttaCCCTCTTTTTCAtcctgcagagtgaggcaactgtctcattcatGGTTAAAGCTTTTAAATTAGACTTTTCTGCATGTCCTTTTaatataaatgtgaaaaaaaaaaacacggtgaAATCTAATCAGAGCCAAGGACATCTGAAATATTAATAGTTTTATAACATATACGCCTGTGTTTTAATAGCAATAAAAGCTCTTGGCACCCATTTACCACCAGTGGAATCTACAACTGACAATTCAGTGAATCTACAAATGAGTTGTATATGCATAAGAACCGCTATTACATATTAGAAGGAACTAATTACACTCAACTGTGCAGCCTATCAACCATGGATCGTTTAATAAGTAATAAgagtgatttcttttttttatgcttGATTGGGTGATTATTCCTAATAAAACTTGTCCTACGCTTATTCCATCATGCTTGCTCAAAAAATACCATGGACTAAAACTATTTATTATGTAAAGGTCTACTGTTAAATTAACATTTTGACATGACATTGGTAGGAAATCCTAGTTCTGGAGTTTCAACAATTCACGACTTGGAAACATTCTAATTTAATCACAGGTGTGTCAATCTCTGAATTATTTTGATTATATCATGTCATTGAATTGAGATAGCCTTATTTCTTGTTGGTAGCACTATAATTAAACTATGATTTAAGCCATGTTTAGTTATACTCATATGTTCTATATTTTAGGGCCTGTATGCTGTTGGAAACTTTCAACCTAGCGAAGACAGTATTCCTCAgaagcctcctcctcctccactcaGAGAACCATTGAGGTCATTGACAGAACTTAGCCAAGATGCCAGCAGAATACTGCCAGGGAAAAATGGCAGTAGTAGTGATGGTATACCTTCTCACCACTCTGAAAGTATCATAAACAGAAATCACAGAGAATCAGGCTCACTTATAAATATAAAGAGAGCAAGCACTGATGTAGAAGTTATCACACCTCGAAGTCCTATGGGAAAAGAGAACATGGTCACCTTTAGTAATACTTTGCCCAGAGTACATACCCCATCTTTAGAAGATCCAGCTAGGAGAAATGCAACTATTCATGCTTCAATGGATTCAGCACGTTCAAAACAACTTTTGTCTCAATGGAAGACTAAAAATGAAAGTCGTAAGTTGTCATTGCAAGTTATTGAAACAGAAGCTGGACTTTCACCACAAAGGATAATAGAAATGAGATCAAGCTCTGAGCCTGTAAGAGTTGGTGTTAATGGAGATCACATTGGCCCAGGTAATCCATATCTTAAATTACAACCTGGCAGTATCCCTGGTTGTAACAATACAAGTATACCTGGTGGACCGAGAGTATCTATTCAGTCACGTCCTGGATCCTCTCAATTAGTCCATATCCCAGAAGAAACTCATGAAAATATAATATCTACATCTCCTAAATGCAGCTCAGCTAGGTCAAAGTGGCTTAAAGTGGCAGAGAAAAGTGTTGCATGTCGAAGTAACAGTCAACCAAGAATTATGCAGGTCATAGCCATGTCCAAACAACAGGGGATGCTTCAGGGAAGCCCTAAAAGTTCTGAGGGAAGTACAGTAAGCTGCACTGGATCTATAAGGTACAAGGCTCTTACAGAACATGAACCTACAAGTATTGTAAGGATTGAAGCCCATCCAGAAAACAACAGGCCAATTATTCAGATGCCTTTAGAGGGAGAAGGTAGTGGGTCATGGAAGTGGAAAGCACCTGAGAAAGGAACGCTGCGGCAAGCCTATGAGCTGAATGACCTCAACAGGGACTCTGAAAGCTGTGAGTCACTAAAAGACACTTTTGGGACTGCTGATAGAAAAAGAAGCAACATAGAAAATGATCACCTTCTCCACGGGATCACCACAATACGTGTTACACCTGTGGAGGGAAGCGAAATTGGCTCAGAGACTTTATCAATTTCATCAAGTCGTGATTCAACTCTTAGGAGAAAAGGCAACATCATTTTAATTCCAGAGAGAAGTAACAGTCCGGAGAGCACTCGGAATATCTTCTACAAAGGAACATCACCTACACGTACCTACAAAGAGTGAAGACAACCACGTGAAGCATTCCATTGGTTTAACCAGAATTAATTCCACTTTGACAAAGCTTGTGCTCTTATTAGTTAATGGAGTTAATGCagaaagcaaaacaaaatgtGCCAAATTAGTGATTAATATTCAGATAATCTGTGAAAAAACTCTAGAGACGTTGACTAAGGCTGAATAGAACCAGGGCTGAAGGGAGCAAAACAACAACGAAAAAGCACAATGCTAAGAAAGCAAAACCAATGTGAAGAAGTAAACGCATAATACAATCAGTTTCTTTAAATGTGATTCTAGGAAGGTCTGCGGTATTAGCAAATGATTACTGGAACTTAGACACTTTATTACATGAATGTGCCAACTCAAACATTTTACTGTCTTTAATCTGATAAATTATTGTTTCAATAGATTTGTGTGATGTAAGATATTTACATTAACAGATTATGCACTAACATGTAAAATAAGAGGAGATGCTTGTTATAAATCTAGACCGCATATCAGCACAAGCGTATAAGGACTCTCGTGTAGTTATTTTGACAGTTCAGTGGCTTCGTTTAGAGTGCTGGTGACTGCCTTTGTACAGAATACAAAAACAGCTCTGTTATGATGGATTGGTCACAGTCAAATTGCTAGAATTTTTGTGCTGATCCATACACACTGTTTACTTTGACAAAGTGTGGGTGTAATTCACTTACAATGATattcttgtttttctttgttgacAAGTAGTTCTGTAACCCGCTTAACACTTACTAAAGTACAGATCATACTAAAGAAAAGGTGCTCAAAAGGGGGCATTCCTGTAGACTTGTACAGTGTTTTTTGGAGGCTTTTTTTGCTATTCTGAATGTTTTATCTATATTTTGATTATGATTgtacttattttaatattttaatattcccatgcaaaaaaaaagaagtaaaaacagGGTTTTAAGCATTTCACGAGTAGATGCAGGGCTTCAGAAATTTCTGGTTCGGGAATAGACAATTACACTGTAAAACCTCCAATGCAGAATTAATACTACTGGaacaataaactgaaaaaaacaagTTCAAATGCTTTACTCTCTGTGGTCATAAATGTAATTATGAAAAATATGTGTTCCAATAGCAGCACAAAACAAGATACAGGGACGTGATGAGAAATGCCAGAATAAAATGTTAACTGTGatgtgagagagagaaaaaaaaaacatttaatctgGGTATTTCTATAGCCAGGGATGTAATTGTGTTTAACAAGTTAGTAATGACATCAAAAGTTTTATTAAGAAATAAATCGTTGTAGGACTTGGTATGATGTGACTGTTTATTTTGGATGATTTTTTTGGGTTGCCTCaacattgagaaaaaaaaagtaaatatttaaattaatattttattcttcaaCAAATcggaatatttgtattttttattttaataatgtttcAACGAATTACATCTTACAACACAGTCTAAAAGACAGAACAAAATTGCCCCTTCTGGCATGTCCATcttttaatcatttatttttttcaacagtGATTTATAAAATAATAGTGAATTATGGTTTAAGGGATTTTAAAACTCGGTACAGTGTATCAGGTATGTGGCTTTTTTCTACTTGAGTTTTCCAAAGTCTTAAACAAGATTTCTGTGAGTTTCAGTAATCCCTGAAACTGTGCTCTTTACATGCATCCTATACATGTAAATGATTTTATACTTAAAAGTGCCAAAtctagtagatttttttttttttttataaatggcgTATTAAATCATGATATATTGTGAAACACAGATTAAAAATATTCACGTTTGACACCTGCATGAATAAGGAATATttgataataaaaacaaaaaatgcctTTTGTAAATCTCACCTCTGTTTACATTATACTAataccttaatttaaaaaaataataataattaccagaTGACATCTTTttaaatttctaattttcttaCTTGCTAAAAGGGGCACTAATTTCTTTGTGAGGCTGTGCTTTATTGAATGAAGACTATAAAATATGACTATGTttttcaacaacaacaaaaaatatgtaaagtattgtgtttaataaaatgttatgCAAATGTTTTCAAACCGAGAGATTTGTAAATTgctataaatgtattttatctaAGTAAAAATCAATGCTACTGTGTGAGTTTATTGTGGAAAACATcacaaaaataaagatacaatctccaatatataattatatatttgtcctttaatttttaaatatctAAAAATGTAGATTTATATTACGGTACGAATATTTTTAACCTTTAAAGACTAATGACAGTCTGCACTAGGGATCTCAAACcctagccctccagatgttgatgAACTACAATTCACAGAATTATTTGAATTAAATAGATTGCCAGAGAATTACAGGGATTGTAGTTCAGTATCATCTGAAAGCCAACGTTTTGAGGTTTACTTTGTCATAATAATCTAGTCATAAACATTGTGTTCCAAAATGGAATGTCCCCATCAATGACAGGAGGGCTTTAAAAACATATCACTACTGTATAAGTAGAACATTCCATGATGACACAGGGACTGATACTAGGCTCTTACCCACAATACCATTATAGGGACAGGGCTGAATTAAAATTGCTACATCTGAAATAGAAGCTGCTGTTTAATCTCCGGGGTACAGTGCATCTGTCATGTTTTTTATTGCAAACATAGTTACATGATTTCAAAAAGTCTGGATAcatgttctttattttttttgttttttgttttattctttattttttttgatcttCTAAAATGAGACCTTTTTTATAGTTATTTTGCAAATTAATGAATGCTATAAAATCATGTACTTTGCTTTCAGAGTGTAAATTTATTCCACTGGCTTTGCAACTTGATGGCTGATAAGTTAAATTTAAGACTAGA belongs to Pelobates fuscus isolate aPelFus1 chromosome 7, aPelFus1.pri, whole genome shotgun sequence and includes:
- the PLPPR4 gene encoding phospholipid phosphatase-related protein type 4; the protein is MSAKERQRMKITKDSVTLLPCFYFVELPILASSVVSLYFLELTDVFKPVQSGFSCYDRSLSMPYIEPSQETIPFLMLLCLAFAGPAATIMVGEGVLYCCLSKRKNGIGAEANINAGGCNFNSFLRRAVRFIGVHVFGLCSTALITDIIQLSTGYQTPYFLTVCKPNYTSLNVSCKENPYVLEDICSGSDTAVINAGRKSFPSQHATLAAFAAVYISMYFNATLTDSSKLLKPLLVFSFIICGIICGLTRITQYKNHPIDVYSGFLMGGGIAIYLGLYAVGNFQPSEDSIPQKPPPPPLREPLRSLTELSQDASRILPGKNGSSSDGIPSHHSESIINRNHRESGSLINIKRASTDVEVITPRSPMGKENMVTFSNTLPRVHTPSLEDPARRNATIHASMDSARSKQLLSQWKTKNESRKLSLQVIETEAGLSPQRIIEMRSSSEPVRVGVNGDHIGPGNPYLKLQPGSIPGCNNTSIPGGPRVSIQSRPGSSQLVHIPEETHENIISTSPKCSSARSKWLKVAEKSVACRSNSQPRIMQVIAMSKQQGMLQGSPKSSEGSTVSCTGSIRYKALTEHEPTSIVRIEAHPENNRPIIQMPLEGEGSGSWKWKAPEKGTLRQAYELNDLNRDSESCESLKDTFGTADRKRSNIENDHLLHGITTIRVTPVEGSEIGSETLSISSSRDSTLRRKGNIILIPERSNSPESTRNIFYKGTSPTRTYKE